The Kozakia baliensis genome includes a region encoding these proteins:
- a CDS encoding Cof-type HAD-IIB family hydrolase, whose protein sequence is MTIDLDAVHDTLAPMAKTIRLVVSDIDGTLVGPDKQLSPATISAAQALQRAGIALCLVSSRSAPGVAPFVSALHLQTPYAALNGGMVLSAKGDILSSLTLSASACSAACDMLDVHHVDAWLFRGHDWLVRDPAAPYVGREQRAVKLTPKVVPDFKPYYDGVGKIMGSSSDYPLLERLEIEIGAMLKGEASVHRSSNYYLDITHRDANKGYAARALAKQLGIDMSEVACIGDMSNDVPMLKIAGLGIAMGNASEEIRAQAHVSTGRNDADGWAQAMQEYVLPRAPSPNASSRGETQNEEPSL, encoded by the coding sequence ATGACCATAGACTTAGACGCTGTTCACGACACGCTTGCGCCAATGGCGAAGACGATTCGCCTTGTCGTGTCCGATATCGACGGCACGCTTGTGGGGCCGGACAAGCAACTGTCCCCCGCGACGATTTCGGCGGCGCAGGCACTTCAACGCGCCGGAATAGCGTTATGTCTCGTCAGTTCGCGTTCCGCACCCGGCGTCGCGCCGTTCGTCTCGGCATTGCATCTGCAAACGCCTTACGCGGCGTTGAATGGCGGCATGGTGCTTTCCGCGAAGGGCGATATCCTTTCCAGCCTGACGCTTTCCGCCTCTGCCTGTTCAGCGGCGTGCGACATGCTGGACGTGCATCATGTGGATGCGTGGCTGTTCCGTGGCCATGATTGGCTGGTTCGCGATCCGGCGGCGCCGTACGTGGGGAGAGAACAGCGCGCGGTGAAGCTGACGCCGAAGGTCGTGCCCGATTTCAAGCCCTATTACGATGGCGTCGGAAAGATTATGGGGTCCAGCAGCGATTATCCTTTGCTGGAGCGTCTAGAGATCGAAATCGGCGCGATGCTGAAAGGCGAGGCGAGCGTGCATCGTTCGTCGAACTACTATCTCGATATTACGCACCGCGACGCCAATAAAGGTTATGCGGCGCGTGCCTTGGCGAAGCAGCTTGGGATCGATATGAGCGAAGTCGCCTGTATCGGCGATATGTCCAACGACGTGCCGATGTTGAAGATCGCGGGGCTTGGCATTGCCATGGGCAACGCGAGCGAAGAAATACGCGCGCAAGCGCATGTCAGCACCGGGCGTAACGATGCCGATGGCTGGGCGCAGGCGATGCAGGAATATGTTCTGCCGCGCGCGCCTTCTCCGAACGCATCCTCGCGCGGTGAGACGCAGAATGAGGAGCCGAGTCTATGA
- a CDS encoding gluconokinase, with translation MSDTFEPLKPRLLVVMGVSGSGKTTIAQALCQRYGWPFQEGDELHPAANVEKMRSGIPLTDEDRAPWLLKCHDWLESHIDTGGVLTCSALKRSYRDLLRKGLNVTFVYLHAPEKLISDRMAHRVGHYMPPSLLPSQIATLEIPGPDEPVIRVDSEDAPDVMLAHIIQALHAEEK, from the coding sequence ATGAGCGATACGTTCGAACCGTTGAAACCACGCCTGTTGGTGGTCATGGGTGTTTCAGGTTCCGGCAAGACCACGATCGCCCAGGCGTTGTGCCAACGTTACGGGTGGCCGTTCCAAGAGGGCGATGAACTCCATCCCGCCGCGAACGTCGAGAAAATGCGCAGCGGCATTCCATTGACGGATGAAGATCGCGCGCCATGGCTGCTCAAGTGCCACGATTGGCTGGAATCGCATATCGACACCGGGGGCGTTCTGACATGCTCGGCGTTGAAGCGCAGCTATCGCGATCTTCTGCGTAAAGGGCTGAATGTCACGTTCGTTTATCTGCATGCGCCGGAAAAGCTGATTTCTGACCGCATGGCGCACCGGGTTGGTCATTACATGCCGCCGAGCCTGCTACCCAGTCAGATCGCGACGCTGGAAATTCCCGGCCCGGATGAACCCGTTATCCGCGTCGATAGCGAAGACGCGCCCGATGTTATGCTGGCTCATATCATCCAGGCGCTACACGCCGAGGAAAAATGA
- the rpiA gene encoding ribose-5-phosphate isomerase RpiA has translation MLKPEMLQDSAIQDRVAQLKREAARHAVTYIEDGMAVGLGTGSTAKFMIDALGERVAKEGLRIRGIPTSEASAEQAKGLNIPITDFAADPFLDIAIDGADEVQRGSLYLVKGLGGALLREKIVAASARRFVIIVDESKLVDDLGTHAPIPVEITPWGWERAAKLLGDTGAHACKPRMKRDGNLFITDNGNMILDCHYPSIDDPRGLSQSIIDITGVVDHGLFLGMTSEVLVAGLHGIDRLVP, from the coding sequence ATGTTGAAGCCCGAGATGCTCCAGGATAGCGCGATCCAAGATAGAGTCGCGCAACTCAAGCGGGAAGCCGCGCGCCATGCCGTCACGTATATAGAGGATGGCATGGCTGTCGGTTTGGGAACCGGCAGCACTGCGAAGTTCATGATCGATGCGCTCGGCGAGCGGGTGGCGAAGGAAGGGCTGCGTATTCGCGGCATCCCGACTTCCGAAGCGAGCGCGGAGCAGGCGAAGGGACTGAACATTCCCATTACCGATTTCGCGGCCGATCCGTTTCTCGATATCGCCATCGATGGCGCGGACGAGGTTCAACGTGGCTCGCTCTATCTGGTGAAGGGCCTTGGTGGCGCTCTGCTGCGCGAGAAGATCGTGGCGGCCTCCGCACGGCGCTTCGTGATTATCGTCGATGAAAGCAAGTTGGTGGACGATCTGGGAACGCATGCTCCGATCCCGGTCGAGATTACGCCCTGGGGCTGGGAACGTGCCGCCAAGTTGCTGGGCGATACTGGTGCGCATGCCTGCAAGCCGCGCATGAAGCGCGATGGCAACCTGTTCATCACCGATAATGGCAACATGATTTTGGATTGTCATTATCCTTCCATCGACGATCCGCGTGGTCTGTCGCAGTCGATCATCGACATTACCGGGGTGGTGGATCACGGTTTGTTTTTGGGAATGACCTCAGAAGTGCTGGTAGCTGGGCTGCACGGCATTGATCGGCTTGTACCATGA
- a CDS encoding YaiI/YqxD family protein has translation MTQPSTIRIFVDADACPVKDEIYRVAGRYSLPTFIVSNQWLLVPQTPLIERVVVEQGPDVADDWIAEQAGARDIVVTNDIPLAARCIASGASILRPDGRVIDEHAIGGVKVVRDLMDSLRETGVATTRNPPFSKQSRSAFLSALDTMIVRLKKRAI, from the coding sequence ATGACGCAGCCCTCTACCATCCGCATCTTCGTCGATGCGGATGCCTGCCCGGTGAAAGATGAAATATATCGCGTCGCCGGGCGTTATTCCCTTCCTACTTTTATCGTGTCCAACCAATGGCTTCTCGTGCCGCAGACGCCATTGATCGAGCGTGTCGTGGTCGAGCAAGGGCCGGATGTGGCCGATGACTGGATCGCGGAACAGGCCGGTGCGCGGGATATCGTCGTGACAAACGATATTCCCCTGGCGGCGCGCTGCATTGCTTCAGGGGCGAGCATATTACGCCCCGATGGCCGCGTGATCGACGAGCACGCCATTGGCGGCGTCAAAGTCGTGCGCGATCTTATGGATTCGTTGCGCGAAACGGGCGTTGCGACCACCCGGAACCCGCCATTTTCAAAACAATCCCGCAGCGCTTTTCTTTCGGCGCTGGATACGATGATCGTGCGTTTGAAAAAACGCGCCATTTAG
- the pgl gene encoding 6-phosphogluconolactonase — protein sequence MSGHDVKTAEVIVLKDGEAVAQHMAHWLLEQALAKKDGPFVISLSGGTTPKRLFQILAEPDIAARFPWSNTQIFYGDERYVPTSDPASNYTMSRETLLDHVSLPLANVHPMPTDADPETDAARYQKELQAVYGANELQPGKPLFDVVMLGMGPDGHTASLFPRQPVLKERTKWVATCTPDNAPHTRLTLTYPAIHSSRHVVFLLEGAGKAEMLARVRKGDDSLPSCHITSEGDVTFLIDEAAAQDL from the coding sequence ATGAGCGGTCACGATGTGAAAACTGCGGAAGTTATCGTGCTGAAGGACGGCGAGGCCGTTGCTCAGCACATGGCGCATTGGTTGCTGGAACAGGCTTTGGCCAAGAAGGATGGTCCGTTCGTTATTTCGCTTTCGGGTGGCACGACGCCGAAGCGCCTGTTTCAGATTTTGGCTGAACCCGACATCGCCGCGCGCTTTCCTTGGTCCAACACGCAGATTTTCTACGGCGATGAGCGCTATGTGCCGACGAGCGATCCGGCCAGCAACTACACCATGAGCCGCGAAACCCTGCTCGATCATGTCTCGCTTCCGCTGGCCAACGTCCATCCGATGCCGACGGACGCCGATCCGGAAACGGATGCGGCGCGCTATCAAAAGGAACTACAGGCGGTTTACGGCGCCAATGAGTTGCAGCCGGGCAAGCCGTTGTTCGATGTAGTTATGCTGGGCATGGGGCCGGATGGCCATACGGCCTCCTTGTTCCCGCGCCAGCCGGTGCTGAAAGAGCGCACCAAATGGGTGGCGACCTGCACGCCGGATAATGCACCGCATACGCGCCTGACGCTGACTTACCCCGCGATCCATTCCAGCCGCCATGTCGTTTTCCTCCTGGAGGGCGCGGGCAAGGCGGAGATGCTGGCGCGGGTACGCAAGGGCGATGATTCCTTGCCGTCCTGTCATATTACGAGCGAGGGTGATGTCACCTTCCTGATCGATGAAGCCGCCGCACAGGATTTGTGA
- a CDS encoding MFS transporter, protein MTLSRTAPIETDIPARLDRLPWSRFHMLVVVALGITWILDGLEVTVIGSLGPSLQRSDTLALTAEGVGEASSAYVTGAVIGALLFGWLTDQMGRKQIFFLTLGLYVIGVGASACAWSLDSFALFRLITGLGIGGEYAAINSAIDELVPARLRGRVDLMVNGTFWAGAALGAVGSIVLLNNSIIPVSMAWRLSFAVGAALGVVVLFLRAFVPESPRWLMTHRRVKEATEIVQEVESHCPEPVGGWSAPLPTVLIYPAGTFGPFDMIRFMLTNYLSRTIYVLVLMISQAFLYNAVFFTYGLVLTHYLSVSNQNVGWYILPLALGNLCGPLLLARWFDTIGRRRMIGTSYAIAGVLMLLVAMGMQAHLLTAFTQTLGWSVIFFFASAAASSAYLTASELFPLEMRAFAIAVFYALGTLFGGAAAPMLFGHLIGTGSIGMLVMGYVFAAALMIIASVVAFIMGVDAENKSLEEVAPPLSSFRPKDA, encoded by the coding sequence ATGACGTTAAGCCGCACGGCACCGATCGAGACGGATATTCCCGCACGTCTCGATCGTCTTCCCTGGTCGCGCTTCCATATGCTTGTTGTCGTGGCGCTTGGGATCACCTGGATTCTGGACGGGCTGGAAGTCACGGTCATCGGCTCCCTAGGGCCATCGTTACAGCGAAGCGATACGCTGGCGTTGACGGCAGAAGGGGTTGGAGAGGCTTCCTCGGCTTATGTGACGGGCGCGGTTATCGGCGCGCTACTGTTCGGTTGGTTGACCGATCAAATGGGTCGCAAGCAGATCTTCTTCCTCACGCTCGGTTTGTATGTCATCGGTGTCGGCGCTTCCGCCTGCGCCTGGAGCCTGGATAGTTTCGCCTTGTTCCGCCTGATCACCGGCTTGGGGATCGGGGGGGAATACGCCGCCATCAATTCCGCCATAGATGAGTTGGTTCCGGCCCGTTTGCGCGGGCGGGTCGATCTGATGGTGAATGGAACGTTTTGGGCAGGGGCCGCGCTCGGTGCGGTCGGCTCGATCGTCTTGCTGAATAACAGCATCATTCCCGTATCGATGGCGTGGCGTTTGTCCTTTGCGGTAGGAGCCGCGCTTGGCGTGGTGGTGCTGTTTCTGCGTGCTTTCGTGCCAGAAAGTCCGCGTTGGCTAATGACGCATCGGCGCGTGAAAGAAGCAACCGAGATCGTGCAGGAGGTGGAGTCGCATTGCCCAGAACCAGTGGGCGGCTGGAGCGCACCGTTACCGACAGTCCTCATCTATCCGGCAGGCACGTTCGGTCCTTTCGATATGATACGGTTTATGCTGACGAATTATTTGTCACGCACGATCTATGTTCTCGTTCTGATGATTTCGCAGGCCTTTCTCTATAATGCGGTGTTTTTCACCTATGGTCTTGTTCTGACGCATTATCTTTCCGTTTCGAACCAAAATGTCGGTTGGTATATTTTGCCCTTGGCGCTTGGAAATCTTTGCGGGCCGCTGCTGCTGGCGCGTTGGTTCGATACGATCGGCCGTCGCCGGATGATCGGGACCAGCTACGCGATTGCCGGTGTGCTGATGCTATTGGTAGCGATGGGCATGCAAGCGCATTTGCTTACAGCGTTCACGCAGACTTTAGGGTGGAGCGTCATCTTTTTCTTCGCGTCCGCCGCAGCGTCTTCCGCCTATCTGACGGCAAGTGAATTGTTCCCGCTAGAAATGCGCGCTTTCGCGATTGCGGTTTTCTACGCGTTGGGAACGCTCTTCGGTGGCGCGGCGGCGCCCATGCTGTTCGGTCATTTGATCGGGACCGGCAGCATAGGCATGCTGGTGATGGGTTATGTTTTTGCCGCGGCGTTGATGATTATCGCCAGCGTGGTTGCCTTCATCATGGGCGTGGATGCGGAGAACAAATCGTTGGAGGAAGTGGCCCCGCCCTTGTCGAGTTTCCGCCCTAAAGACGCTTAG